The Candidatus Eremiobacteraceae bacterium genome segment TCCGCACGAGCTGGTCGCCGTGCGCGCCGAACTGGCCGCAAACAGCCGCATCGACGGCGTGGTCTGCGCGGTCGACGACCTGCCCGTCGTGCACGCGCGCACAGACGGCTCGCTGATCTCGGTGTGTCCGGGCATCCGGCCGGCGGGCTCCTCGCCGGACGACCAGCGCCGCGTGGCGACGCCGCTCGAAGCGGCCCTCGCGGGCGCCGACTACATCGTCGTCGGCAGGCCGATCACGGCGGCGCCGGATCCAGCCGCAGCCGCAGAAACGATCCGCGCGCAATTGCAAGCCGTCAAGCCGCTCGGCGCTATCTGAGCATGACCCCGCACGAAGTCTTGGCGCTGCTCGAGCGACGCGGCGCGATGCTGTCCGGCCATTTCTTGCTCTCATCAGGACTGCACAGCGACCGGTTCATCCAGAAGTTCCGCATCTTCGAAGACCCGCCGACGGCCGAGGCGATCTGCGGCGCGCTCGCTGATCGCCTGCGCCCGGCCGATCCGCGCGTCGTCGTCAGCGCCGCGGTGGGCGGGATCATCCCGGGCTACATCGTGGCCAAGGGACTCGGCGTGCGCGACATCTTCATCGAGAAAGAAGGCGGCGTGCCGGTGTTGCGCCGCGGTTTCTCTATCGAACCCGGCGAGCGCGTCGCCGTCATCGAGGATGTCATGACCACCGGCAAATCCGTCGCCGAGGTGCTCGACGTCGTCGCGCGTGCGGGCGGCAAGCTCGCGGCGATCGGCGCGGTGGTCAAACGCGGCAAGCCGGTGTTGCCGCTGCCTGTGACGGCACTGCTCGAGCTGCCGCTGCGCGACTTCGCGCCCGACGTCTGTCCGCTGTGCCGCGATCGCGTGCCGCTGACCGATCCAGGCAGCCGCCGCTCGTCGTGAATCTCCAGATCGTGTCGGATCTCCATCTCGAGGGAAGTCCGCTGGAGCCGTTCGCGCCGACCGGCGACGTCCTGATCGTCGCCGGCGACATGCATGACGATCCGGCTGCTTTGGGCCGCTGGCTGAGCGGCATTCCTTCAGACGTACCGGTGATCGCGGTTCTCGGCAATCACGAATTCGATCACAAAGACTTCGCGGCGGTCCTGCCGGCTTACCGCGACGCCCTGGCAGAGCTGCGCAACGTCCATCTTCTCGAGCGCGAGCGTCTGGATATCGGCGGCGTGAGCTTTCTTGGCGCGAACCTCTGGACGGACATGCGCGGCGGCGCCGACGCGCCGGCCATCGCCCGCGTGCTCAAACATTTCGACATGCGCGGCGTGAACGTCGACGATCTGATGGAAGTGCATCGCGAGAGCACAGCGTGGCTCGAGGAAGCGTACCCGCGCGATAGCGACCGGGTCGTCGTCGTCACGCACACCGCGCCCTCGTTTCGCAGCCAGCACCCTCGCTTCGAGGGCTCGGCGCTCAACGGGTTCTTCGCCAGCGACTTGGACCCGCTGGTCGAACGGCTGGGTCCCAAGCTCTGGGTGCACGGCCACATGCACGACGCCGTCGACTACGCGATCGGCGCGACGCGCGTCGCGAGCAACCCGCGCGGATATCCGGGCGAGAACCCGAGCTGGAATCCGTACTCGCTGATCGTCGAGGTCTGAACCTAAGATAAGAGGATGCTCGACACCACTTGCGTGCCGAGATGTTGCGCTGTGAGCAGTTCGACGACCGCAGCATGAGCCGATGACAAGTCGAGGATCTGCGCAGCTTGGACGCCTGCGCGGACGCCGAGCGCGGCCGCGGTCAAGCGATGCGCGAGATCGATCGAGAGCGCGCCGCTGCGCGCCAGCGATAGCGCTTCGGACGACGTCAGCTCCGGGATGATCCCCGAACCATCCGATGGCACGCCGCCCGGCTGCGATCCGAAGAGCAGCCGGATCGCGCCGATCGCGGCCGCCAACGCGCGCGCGGCTTCGTCCGCGTCGACCGGCATCCGCGTGCCCGACACGCCCGCGCCCTCAGAGGCCAGCACCGGGATATAGCCGCCCTCGATCAGCAGGTTCAACAACGCGGTGTTCACGCCGCGCAGTTCCGCCGCGCCGTCCTCGCCGAGCGCGAGGGTGAGCATCCCGGCCGACGCGCCGTCAAGGCCGACCGCGTCTCCGCCGATCCGATTGATGTGGCCGATCAGCCGCTGCGCGGCGGTCCGCGCCGCCGCATCGTGCACGAGCACAGGCCGGATACCGACGCTGCGCATGAACACGACGTCCGCCGCGAACGTAGAGGACGCGCCGGCCGACTCGTCCACGCGTACGACGAACGAACGGCCGACGAACGGTCGAATGAATTCGGCCGCTCCATGGCTTCGCCAGGCCGGCAGCGCGGCGGGATCGGGAGTCGGAAAGGGGTCCATCGCGCCGTTCACCGGCGTCTCAAGAGCAGATTGAGCAACAAAGTGATAACGATGGACAGGAGCAACGAGGTTCCCAGCAGCAAGGTGACTTGCCATCCCTTGCCGCCGACGGTGACGTCGCCGGGCAGGGAGCCGAGATGGAGCTGGCGCGCGTAGAGGACGAGCGCACCGACGGCGATGAGCGCGAGGCCCGCGCCGATGAGGAGTCTGCCGATCTGAGGCGTGACGTCCAAGTCGGTCCTATGTTAGGTTGGCGGCGGGTCTCCGCCTGCCGCATTGACGAGCGCGATCGCCTCCTCGACGCCCTCGTCCAAGAACGTCTCGAGACCGGCGACGCAGCGCGCGATGACGGCGGGCAGCGCCGCCTCCTCTTCTTTGGTGAACGCGGTGATGACGTGGTCGATCAGATCGCCGTCACGGCGTCCGATGCCGACGCGCAGCCGTGGGAACGCGGTCGAGCCGAGCTGCGCGATGATCGACTTCAAACCGTTGTGACCGCCGTCGCTGCCGCCGCGACGCATGCGCAGCCTGCCGAAGGGCAGATTGACGTCGTCGCACACGATCAGCACGCCGCGGTGAGGGACCTTGAAGTACCCGGCAAGCGGCGCGACGCTCTCGCCTGAGAGGTTCATGAACGTCTGCGGCAGAGCGAGGATCGCGTTGAGATCCGCGAGCTGCGTCGTGCGGGCATCGAAACGCGTGCGCCACGGCGGCGCCGCGTGCGCCTGGGCGAGCGCCTCGACCACGCGAAAGCCGATGTTGTGACGCGTGCGCGCATACGAACGCCCCGGATTGCCGAGTCCGGCGATGAGCCGGGCGGTCCGGGGCGTTCGTGCATCCGCTGCGGGTTGCGCTTTAGGACTCCTCGGGCTCTTCCTCGGCTGGTTTCTTCTCCCCGACGAGCTCCGGCTGTGCCAGCTCCGTAGCCGCGACGGCCGGGACTTCCTCTTCGGCCTTCTGCGGCGCGAGCACGGACAGCACGATCTCATCGCCGTCCTCGACGATCTTGACGCTCTCGGGCACTTGTAGATCGCGCACGTGGACGTTGTCGCCGATGTTCAGGCTGCTGATGTCGACCTCGATCTGCTCGGGGATCGATCCCGGCAACGCTTCCACCGCGATCTCGCGCAGCACGATGTCGAGCACGCCGCCCTCTTTGACGCCGGGCGAGTTGCCGCGCGCGACGACGGGGACGTTCGCTTCGACCGCTTCGGCGAGGTCGACCGCATATAGATCGATATGGATCAGATGATGGCTGATGATATCGTGCTGGCGCTCGTGGACCATGACCGGCGTGGCGCCGCGGCCTTCGATCTCGAGGTTGAAGACCGAGTTGATGTTGTGACCGGTCAGCGCGCTGCGCAGATCCCGGCCTTCGATGACGATCGGCAGCGGATCGTTGAACTGGTGCCCGTAGACGACGCCGGGGACCTTGCCCTCGCGGCGCAATCGTTGCACCGCATGGCTGCCGGTCTGCGACCGCGGCTTCGCGGCGATGGTGATAGTCTCCATGATGCCTTTCTAGTTGGGTCGTTTTTCCAAGCCCGCTCCGCTGGCTTGGAGGACGGCGGTGTTCTCCGGAGCGTTCAGATTGAAAAGCGGCTGGTCATCGATCCCGTCTTGGCCGAGCGTGCGCTCCTGCTCGTTGTAGAGCTCCGAGACGGAGCGGTTGGCCGAGATGCGCCTGATGCTCTCGGCGAGCAGCCGGCCGACGGACAACACTTTGATCTTCTCGCCGCGGATGTCGTCGGGCACCGGGATCGTGTTGGTGACGATGACTTCGCTGATCGGCGAGTCGTTGAGCTTTTGCGCGGCGCCGGCGGCGAAGATGCCGTGCGTCGCACAGGTGATCACCGACGTCGCGCCGCGCTCGAGCAGCGCTTCCGCCGCCTTGACCAGCGTGCCGCCGGTCGAGATCATGTCGTCGATGATGACCGCGGTCTTGCCTTTGAGATCGCCGACGACTTCGCTGACCTCGTTGACGTCGGGCCGCGGCCGGCGCTTGAAGACGATGGCCACGGACGACTGCAGCTTCTTGGCGAACGCCTCCGCGCGCGCCACGCCGCCCGCGTCGGGCGACACGACGACGACGCCGGGCCCGCGCAGCTTCTTCGTGTTGATCAGATAGTTGGCCAAGATGAAGCTGGCGGTGAGGTTGTCGACCGGTTGGACGAAGAAACCCTGGATCTGCGCCGCGTGCAGATCGACGGTGAGCACGCGCTGCACGCCGGCCGTGGTCAGCAGGTCGGCGACCAGCTTGGCCGAGATCGGCTCGCGCCCTTTGGTCTTTTTGTCTTGTTTCGCGTACCCGTAATACGGGATGACCGCGGTGATGCGGTATGCCGACGCGCGCCGCAGCGCGTCGATCATGAGCAGCATCTCCACGAGCGAATCGTTCACGGAGCGGCCCGGCTCAGGCGGCTTGCAGATCGACTGGATCACGAATGCGTCCGCGCCGCGGACGTTCTCGTGGATCTCGATGCGGCATTCCTCGTTGGCAAAGGTCGTGACCAATGCCTTGCCCACGTGGGTGCCCATCATGTGCGCGATCTCGACGGCGAGCGCGCGATTGGAATTGCCGGAGAAGAGGACCGGTTTTGCCGTAGCCATAACAGCGGTCTCCCGTCGTGCGATAGAGTTATATATGGGCCCGAAGGCCCATGGTGTTGTTCTCCGAATATGACGGTTCGACCCCCCACGCGGCGCCGCACGCGCGCCCAAAACCCGCGAGGAAACGATGCCCGAATTCAAAGTGGAAGCGCCTTTCCAGCCCTCAGGCGACCAGCCCGAAGCCATACGCGCCCTCGTCGAGGGCATCGAGCGCGGCGATCGGTCGCAGACGCTGCTCGGCGTGACCGGGAGCGGCAAGACCGCGACCATGGCCTGGGCCATCGAGCAGGTGCGCAAGCCCACGCTCGTGCTCAGCCACAACAAGACGCTTGCCGCGCAGCTGTGCGGCGAGTTCAAAGAGTTCTTCCCGAACAACGCGGTCGAGTATTTCGTGTCATATTTCGACTACTATCAGCCCGAGGCGTACATCCCGTCGTCGGATACCTACATCGAGAAGGACTCTTCCATCAACGAGGAGATCGAGCGCCTGCGCCACTCGGCGACGCAGTCGCTGCTGACGCGCCGTGACACGATCATCGTCGCCTCGGTCTCGTGCATCTTCGGCTTGGGCTCGCCGTCCGACTATATCGAGATGTCCTTGAACCTGCGCCGCGGCCAGGAGTACGACCGCGATAAGCTGCTGCGCAAGCTGGTCGACATGCAGTACACGCGCAACGATCTGGCGATGGTGCGCGGCACTTTCCGCGTGCGCGGCGACGTGCTCGAGTTCGTGGCGGTGGACGACGAGATCATCACGCGGCTCGACTTCTTCGGCGATCAGATCGACCACATCACGCGCGTCAACCAGGTGACCGGCGAGATGCTCGACGACCTGGACGAGCTGACCATCTTCCCCGCCAAGCACTTCATCACGCCCGAGGAGAAGCTGCTGCGCGCGGTCGGCAGCATCGAAGCCGAGCTGGAAGAACGCCTGGCCTACTTCAAACGCGAGGGCAAGCTGCTCGAGGCGCAACGCCTGGAGCTGCGCACGCGCAACGACCTCGAGATGCTGCGCGAGCTGGGCTACTGCAACGGCATCGAGAACTATTCGCGCCATCTCACCGGCCGCGCGCCCGGCCAGACGCCGTTCTGCTTGCTGGATTTCTTCCCCGACGACTGGCTGCTGTTCATCGACGAGTCGCACGTGACGCTGCCGCAAGTGCACGGCATGTACCAAGGCGACCGCTCGCGCAAAGAAGCGCTCGTCGAGTATGGCTTCCGCCTGCCGTCGGCGATCGACAACCGGCCGCTGACCTTTGAGGAGTTCGACCGCCACCTCAACCAGGTCGTCTACGTCTCTGCGACGCCGAGCGAGTACGAGCGCAAGCATTCGACCCAAGTCGTCGAGCAGATCATCCGCCCGACCGGCCTGGTCGATCCGCAGGTCGAGGTGCGCCCGACCAAGGGCCAAGTGGACGACCTGATGGACGAAGTGCGCAAGCGCGCGCAGGCGGGCGAGCGCGTGCTGGTCACCACGCTGACGAAGAAGATGGCCGAGGACCTCACCGATTATCTCATCGAGATGGGCGTGCGCGCGCGTTACCTGCATTCGGAGATCGACACGCTCGAACGCATCTCGATCCTGCGCGACCTGCGCTTAGGGGAGTTCGACTGCCTCGTCGGCATCAATCTGCTGCGCGAGGGGCTCGACCTGCCGGAGGTGTCGCTCGTCGCCATCCTCGATGCGGACAAAGAAGGCTACCTGCGTTCCGAGACGTCGCTCATCCAGACCATCGGACGCGCCGCGCGCCACGTGAGCGGCACCGTGCTGATGTACGCCGACAACATCACGCAGTCGATGGAGCGCGCGATCAACGAGACCGAGCGCCGGCGCGTGCGCCAGCTGGCGTATAACGAAGAGCACCACATCGATCCCAAGTCGATCCTCAAATCGGTGCGCGATATCTTGTCATCCGTCGGCGCGAGCGAGGAGACGCGTAAGCGCGCCGCCGGCAAGACGCTGCAAGACGTCCCGCGCGACGTGCTGATCGCCACGATCGGCAAGCTCGAGAAGGAGATGCGCGCCGCTGCCGCGCGGCTCGAGTTCGAGAAGGCCGCAGCGCTGCGCGACGAGCTGTGGGAGCTGCGCAAGCAGCTGCCCGACGGCGGCGATCCGGCGCTCTCGCGCAAAGCGCCGCGCGTGTTCGGCGAGGCGCTGCGCGAGGCCGCGCTGTTCTGATCCGCGCGATCTTCTTCGACCTCGACGACACGCTGGTCGAAGATACGCTCTCGCTCGAGCGCTGCGCCGAGGCCGCCGTGCGCGAGGTCTCGCCCGATCTCAAACTCGATCCGCGCGCGCTGGCCGTGGCGTACGTCGATGCGGCGATCGATTTCTGGGAGGGCCTGGAGCCGGGCGCGCGGCCGCCCAAGGCCGGCGACATCAGGCCGTCGATGTGGCGCGCCGCGCTGCGGCGTTTCGGCGTGGACGATGCGGCGCTGGCGTCGCGCATCGCCAAGCGCTACGATCAGCTGCGCATCGAGCGCGTCGAGCTTTTCCCGGAGGCGGTGCCGGTGCTGCACCGGCTGCACGGCACGTACAAGATGTCGATCATCACGAACGGCTTCGCCGAAACGCACGACGTCAAGATCGAGCGTCTCGAGCTTGGCCGTTTCTTCGACCACGTGATCCTGGCGGGCGAGATGCAGCTGGTCAAGCCCGACCCGAAGATCTTCCAGCATGCGATGCGGCTCGCCGGCGTCGAGCCGCACGAGAGCATCATGGTGGGCGATCGTTTCAATCGCGATGTCGTGGGCGCGCACGCCGCGGGCATGCGCGCGGTATGGGTCAACGTGCGCGACGAGACCGCGCCTGCCGGGGCGCGTCCTGCGGATGCGACGATCGTCAATATCGGCGAACTGCCCGCAGCGCTCGAACGGCTCTAGCCGCCGGCGGCCGGTCGGTTGCACGGGGGAACCCCTGCGGCGCTGGTCTAACGCGGTGTCGGCGTGTGCGGCGGCCTCGCCGCAGCGGCGTCCTTCGCAATGATTCTTGGGAGAGATTTAGCAATGCGCAAATTCGTCACATTCGGGGTGTTCGCGACGCTTGTCGCGCTCGCATCGATCTCGCTGTCGAGCACCGCGGCGCGCGCGAGCTTCAACGCCACCGGCGTGTACTGCGTGCAAGCCACCGGCAACCAGTTCACCAAGGGCCTTATCCACTTGACGCAGACGAACGGCACCATCGTAGGCTCATACGGGCATGGCGGACAGCTCAGCGCGACGCTCAACGGAACGGTTGCGGATGCGAAATGGAAAGATCAGCGCGGCGCGGGTTGGGCGACGCTCAACTTCACGCCCGCAGGCCGCGATTTCTCCGGGTCGTGGGGCTACAACGGCCGCAAGGCCGAAGGCGATATCGTCGCCACGCGCATCGCCCAAGGGACCACGAACGCAGCCGCCTGTCAATAAGTCTAGGCGAGCCCGACGCACGAGCCCGCCGACACGCGGGCTCTCCGTTTTCACGGGATTCCAAAGTCTCGGTGACGAAATAGCGTTGTCCCAATGAGCCACAAGCCGAACGGCGCTTCGTCCGACCCCCTCGCTGCCCCGGTCAAAGCGATTCCAGCCCGCCACGGACTGGAATCGATCGTCATCAAGGGCGCGCGCGAGCACAATCTCAAGAACATCGACCTCACGCTGCCGCGCAACCAGCTCATCGTGATCACCGGATTGTCGGGATCGGGCAAGAGCTCGCTCGCGTTCGACACGATCTACGCCGAAGGCCAGCGCCGCTACGTCGAATCGCTGTCCTCCTACGCCCGTCAGTTCCTCGGCCAGATGGAAAAGCCCGACGTCGACTACATCGAGGGCCTGTCGCCGTCGATCTCGATCGACCAAAAGGCCGCCAGCCACAACCCGCGCTCGACCGTCGGCACCGTGACCGAGATCTACGACTACCTGCGCCTGCTGTACGCGCGCATCGGCAAGCCGCATTGCCCGAACTGCGGCCGGCCGATCACGCCCCAGACCGCCGAGCAGATCGTCGACCAGATCCTCAAGCTGCCCGAGGGCACGCGCATCCAGCTGCTCGCGCCCATGGTGCGCGGGCGCAAAGGCGAATATCAGAAGCTGTTCGAGCAGGCCGTCAAGGACGGCTACGCTCGCGTGCGCGTGGATGGGCAGATCCGCGAGCTGCGAGAGAAGATCAACCTCGACAAAAAGCGCAAGCACACGGTCGAGATCGTCATCGACCGCCTCGTGATGAAGGATGGCCTGCGCAAGCGGCTGACCGATTCGGTCGAGACGGCGCTGCGCCTCACCCAGGGCCTCGTCACCGCGCTCGTGCAGCGCCCCAACGGCAAAGAAGAAGCGTTGCCGTTCTCCGAAAAGCTGTCGTGCATCCACTGCGGGCTGTCATTCGAAGAGCTGGCGCCGCGACTGTTCTCGTTCAACTCGCCGTACGGCGCGTGTCCGGACTGCACCGGCCTTGGCGTCAAGATCGAGATCGACCCGCGCCTGGTCATCCCCGACCGCAACAAGACGTTCCGCGAAGGCGCGGTGGTGCCGTGGACCAAGAACTTGGCCGCCGGCATGAACGCGTTCTACGTCCAACAGGTCGAGTCGCTGCTGCGCAGCGAGGGCTACGATCTGGACACGCCGGTGAAGAAGATCCCGCGCGACCTGCTCGACCTCATCTTGTACGGCGACGACGAGGATGACGACAAGCGCAAGTTCACGTTCCGGACCAAGTCGGGCAAGAAATGGCAGTACGAGGGCCGCTACCGCGGCATCATCCCGCAGCTTCAGCGCCGCTACGAAGAGACCTCGTCGGACTACGTCAAGGAAGAGATCGACAAGCTCATGACGTCGGTCAAGTGCCCGACGTGCAAAGGCGCGCGCCTCAAACCCGAGGCGTTGGCGGTGACCATCGGCGATCTCAACATCGCGCAGCTGACCGCGCTGCCGGTGGACCGCGCGCTCGCGTTCATGGAAAAACTCACCTTGAGCGCGCGCGATACGCAGATAGCGCGCCAGATCGTCAAAGAACTGCGCGCCCGGCTCGGCTTCTTGGTCAACGTCGGGCTCGAATACCTGACGCTCGATCGCGCCGCGATGACGCTCTCCGGCGGCGAGGGCCAGCGCATCCGGCTCGCCACGCAGATCGGCTCGTCGCTGGTCGGCGTGCTCTACGTGTTGGACGAGCCCTCGATCGGTCTGCACCAACGCGACAACGCCCGGCTGCTGGCCACGTTGAAGACGCTGCGCGACTTGGGCAACACGCTGATCGTCGTCGAGCACGACGAGGAGACGATGCGCGAGGCCGACTACATCGTCGACATCGGTCCGCGCGCCGGCAAGGAAGGCGGCAACGTCATCGCGGCGGGCAGCATCGCAGACATCGAAGCCGCGCCCGGGTCGCTGACCGGCAAATATCTCAAGGGCGACGCGTTCATCCCGATCCCTCGCTCGCGGCGCACGCGCACGGCGACGCTGTCCATCAAGAACGCGCGCGCCAACAATCTGCACGGCATCGACGTCGATTTTCCGCTGGGCGTGCTGACCGCGGTGACCGGCGTTTCGGGTTCGGGCAAGTCGAGCCTGGTCGACCTCGTGCTGTACAGGGCTCTCGGGCATCATCTGCACGGTCAGCCGCCTGACGAGACGTTCGGGCGCGTGACGGGTCTCGAGCAGCTCGACAAAGCGATCGTCATCGATCAATCGCCGATCGGACGCACGCCGCGCAGCAATCCGGCGACCTACACCGGCGCATTCGATCCCATCCGCGAGCTGTTCTCGCTCACCCCTGAAGCGCGCGCTCGCGGGTACGCGCCCGGCCGATTCTCGTTCAACGTCAAAGGCGGCCGCTGCGAGGCGTGCTCCGGCGACGGCATCATCAAGATCGAGATGCACTTCCTGCCCGACGTCTACGTCCCGTGCGAGGTCTGCAAAGGCAAGCGCTACAACCAGCAGACGCTGGACGTCACCTATAAAGGAAAGACGATCGCCGACGTGCTCGAGATGCGCGTCGACGAAGCGGCCGAGTTCTTCGCCAACGTGCCGCGCGTCTACACGAAGCTC includes the following:
- the pyrE gene encoding orotate phosphoribosyltransferase translates to MTPHEVLALLERRGAMLSGHFLLSSGLHSDRFIQKFRIFEDPPTAEAICGALADRLRPADPRVVVSAAVGGIIPGYIVAKGLGVRDIFIEKEGGVPVLRRGFSIEPGERVAVIEDVMTTGKSVAEVLDVVARAGGKLAAIGAVVKRGKPVLPLPVTALLELPLRDFAPDVCPLCRDRVPLTDPGSRRSS
- a CDS encoding metallophosphoesterase; amino-acid sequence: MNLQIVSDLHLEGSPLEPFAPTGDVLIVAGDMHDDPAALGRWLSGIPSDVPVIAVLGNHEFDHKDFAAVLPAYRDALAELRNVHLLERERLDIGGVSFLGANLWTDMRGGADAPAIARVLKHFDMRGVNVDDLMEVHRESTAWLEEAYPRDSDRVVVVTHTAPSFRSQHPRFEGSALNGFFASDLDPLVERLGPKLWVHGHMHDAVDYAIGATRVASNPRGYPGENPSWNPYSLIVEV
- a CDS encoding DUF2905 family protein; translated protein: MDVTPQIGRLLIGAGLALIAVGALVLYARQLHLGSLPGDVTVGGKGWQVTLLLGTSLLLSIVITLLLNLLLRRR
- the pth gene encoding aminoacyl-tRNA hydrolase, whose translation is MAGLGNPGRSYARTRHNIGFRVVEALAQAHAAPPWRTRFDARTTQLADLNAILALPQTFMNLSGESVAPLAGYFKVPHRGVLIVCDDVNLPFGRLRMRRGGSDGGHNGLKSIIAQLGSTAFPRLRVGIGRRDGDLIDHVITAFTKEEEAALPAVIARCVAGLETFLDEGVEEAIALVNAAGGDPPPT
- a CDS encoding 50S ribosomal protein L25; amino-acid sequence: METITIAAKPRSQTGSHAVQRLRREGKVPGVVYGHQFNDPLPIVIEGRDLRSALTGHNINSVFNLEIEGRGATPVMVHERQHDIISHHLIHIDLYAVDLAEAVEANVPVVARGNSPGVKEGGVLDIVLREIAVEALPGSIPEQIEVDISSLNIGDNVHVRDLQVPESVKIVEDGDEIVLSVLAPQKAEEEVPAVAATELAQPELVGEKKPAEEEPEES
- a CDS encoding ribose-phosphate pyrophosphokinase, which codes for MATAKPVLFSGNSNRALAVEIAHMMGTHVGKALVTTFANEECRIEIHENVRGADAFVIQSICKPPEPGRSVNDSLVEMLLMIDALRRASAYRITAVIPYYGYAKQDKKTKGREPISAKLVADLLTTAGVQRVLTVDLHAAQIQGFFVQPVDNLTASFILANYLINTKKLRGPGVVVVSPDAGGVARAEAFAKKLQSSVAIVFKRRPRPDVNEVSEVVGDLKGKTAVIIDDMISTGGTLVKAAEALLERGATSVITCATHGIFAAGAAQKLNDSPISEVIVTNTIPVPDDIRGEKIKVLSVGRLLAESIRRISANRSVSELYNEQERTLGQDGIDDQPLFNLNAPENTAVLQASGAGLEKRPN
- the uvrB gene encoding excinuclease ABC subunit UvrB; the protein is MPEFKVEAPFQPSGDQPEAIRALVEGIERGDRSQTLLGVTGSGKTATMAWAIEQVRKPTLVLSHNKTLAAQLCGEFKEFFPNNAVEYFVSYFDYYQPEAYIPSSDTYIEKDSSINEEIERLRHSATQSLLTRRDTIIVASVSCIFGLGSPSDYIEMSLNLRRGQEYDRDKLLRKLVDMQYTRNDLAMVRGTFRVRGDVLEFVAVDDEIITRLDFFGDQIDHITRVNQVTGEMLDDLDELTIFPAKHFITPEEKLLRAVGSIEAELEERLAYFKREGKLLEAQRLELRTRNDLEMLRELGYCNGIENYSRHLTGRAPGQTPFCLLDFFPDDWLLFIDESHVTLPQVHGMYQGDRSRKEALVEYGFRLPSAIDNRPLTFEEFDRHLNQVVYVSATPSEYERKHSTQVVEQIIRPTGLVDPQVEVRPTKGQVDDLMDEVRKRAQAGERVLVTTLTKKMAEDLTDYLIEMGVRARYLHSEIDTLERISILRDLRLGEFDCLVGINLLREGLDLPEVSLVAILDADKEGYLRSETSLIQTIGRAARHVSGTVLMYADNITQSMERAINETERRRVRQLAYNEEHHIDPKSILKSVRDILSSVGASEETRKRAAGKTLQDVPRDVLIATIGKLEKEMRAAAARLEFEKAAALRDELWELRKQLPDGGDPALSRKAPRVFGEALREAALF
- a CDS encoding HAD family hydrolase, yielding MGAAQAAARRRRSGALAQSAARVRRGAARGRAVLIRAIFFDLDDTLVEDTLSLERCAEAAVREVSPDLKLDPRALAVAYVDAAIDFWEGLEPGARPPKAGDIRPSMWRAALRRFGVDDAALASRIAKRYDQLRIERVELFPEAVPVLHRLHGTYKMSIITNGFAETHDVKIERLELGRFFDHVILAGEMQLVKPDPKIFQHAMRLAGVEPHESIMVGDRFNRDVVGAHAAGMRAVWVNVRDETAPAGARPADATIVNIGELPAALERL
- the uvrA gene encoding excinuclease ABC subunit UvrA, which codes for MSHKPNGASSDPLAAPVKAIPARHGLESIVIKGAREHNLKNIDLTLPRNQLIVITGLSGSGKSSLAFDTIYAEGQRRYVESLSSYARQFLGQMEKPDVDYIEGLSPSISIDQKAASHNPRSTVGTVTEIYDYLRLLYARIGKPHCPNCGRPITPQTAEQIVDQILKLPEGTRIQLLAPMVRGRKGEYQKLFEQAVKDGYARVRVDGQIRELREKINLDKKRKHTVEIVIDRLVMKDGLRKRLTDSVETALRLTQGLVTALVQRPNGKEEALPFSEKLSCIHCGLSFEELAPRLFSFNSPYGACPDCTGLGVKIEIDPRLVIPDRNKTFREGAVVPWTKNLAAGMNAFYVQQVESLLRSEGYDLDTPVKKIPRDLLDLILYGDDEDDDKRKFTFRTKSGKKWQYEGRYRGIIPQLQRRYEETSSDYVKEEIDKLMTSVKCPTCKGARLKPEALAVTIGDLNIAQLTALPVDRALAFMEKLTLSARDTQIARQIVKELRARLGFLVNVGLEYLTLDRAAMTLSGGEGQRIRLATQIGSSLVGVLYVLDEPSIGLHQRDNARLLATLKTLRDLGNTLIVVEHDEETMREADYIVDIGPRAGKEGGNVIAAGSIADIEAAPGSLTGKYLKGDAFIPIPRSRRTRTATLSIKNARANNLHGIDVDFPLGVLTAVTGVSGSGKSSLVDLVLYRALGHHLHGQPPDETFGRVTGLEQLDKAIVIDQSPIGRTPRSNPATYTGAFDPIRELFSLTPEARARGYAPGRFSFNVKGGRCEACSGDGIIKIEMHFLPDVYVPCEVCKGKRYNQQTLDVTYKGKTIADVLEMRVDEAAEFFANVPRVYTKLKTIGDVGLGYIQMGQPATTLSGGEAQRVKLATELARRGTGRTFYILDEPTTGLHFADIAHLLRVLDRLVDAGNTVLVIEHNLDVIKTADHVIDLGPEGGEKGGRVIATGTPEQVAQIERSYTGRYLRRVLADPRAHIAITSGDHAAVADFERANRDLLRALEEAKTP